One window of the Penaeus vannamei isolate JL-2024 chromosome 31, ASM4276789v1, whole genome shotgun sequence genome contains the following:
- the LOC113827620 gene encoding tubulin-specific chaperone C, translating to MNTSVDSGTQAQILERMKKRTEEIAQRAEVRRQEKQGQAAMSENADYFQETFQNMKDDIERKIDDAGNIKKAQLLDYFDELVKDVQQMQEFLNESSMFLASFQVKKAQEHIKTLNNLVHSKIDELQPKKKFGFGRKKTGGEKSTKAKELKKNDGVDGCSKEKNTLDEIIEKQFFGFKDQSNQTLTKSAEELDNRQLNIHNLDNCKVIALGNPSTLQIASLRNCTVIVGPTSRSAFIKDCINCKFMIACQQLRIHNTKNTQFYLHVTGAAIIENCHDVQFAPYTIKYPELKEHYCKSGLDLKTNYWDKIEDFHWLNENEKSPNWSVIPEKERIDNWLK from the coding sequence ATGAATACATCAGTGGACTCTGGGACCCAGGCCCAGATcctggaaagaatgaaaaagagaacagaggaaaTAGCACAGCGGGCAGAAGTGCGGCGACAGGAGAAACAAGGCCAAGCTGCCATGTCAGAAAATGCAGACTACTTCCAGGAAACCTTCCAGAACATGAAGGATGACATCGAGAGGAAAATTGATGATGCAGGAAACATAAAGAAGGCTCAGTTGCTGGATTATTTTGATGAGTTGGTGAAGGATGTGCAACAGATGCAGGAGTTCTTGAATGAGTCATCCATGTTTTTGGCTTCTTTCCAGGTCAAGAAGGCTCAGGAGCATATTAAGACCTTAAACAATCTAGTTCATAGTAAGATTGATGAACTGCAACCAAAGAAAAAATTTGGCTTTGGTAGGAAAAAGACAGGTGGAGAGAAGAGCACAAAggcaaaagaattaaagaaaaatgatGGTGTGGATGGATGTTCCAAGGAGAAAAATACTTTGGATGAAATCATAGAAAAACAATTCTTTGGTTTTAAAGACCAGTCAAACCAAACTCTGACAAAATCAGCAGAGGAGCTTGACAACCGACAGCTGAACATCCATAACCTTGATAACTGTAAGGTTATAGCCCTAGGAAATCCAAGTACCCTGCAGATAGCCTCACTCAGAAATTGCACAGTCATTGTTGGTCCAACATCAAGGTCTGCCTTTATCAAGGATTGCATTAACTGTAAATTCATGATAGCTTGCCAGCAACTGCGTATCCATAATACCAAAAATACTCAGTTCTACCTCCATGTCACTGGTGCAGCCATCATAGAAAACTGCCATGATGTCCAGTTTGCACCCTACACTATCAAATACCCAGAATTAAAAGAACATTATTGCAAGAGTGGCCTGGATTTGAAAACTAATTACTGGGACAAGATTGAGGATTTCCATTGgctcaatgaaaatgaaaagtctCCAAATTGGTCAGTCAttccagaaaaagaaagaattgacaACTGGCTAAAGTGA